The Chiloscyllium plagiosum isolate BGI_BamShark_2017 chromosome 3, ASM401019v2, whole genome shotgun sequence genomic interval AAGGATGGAGGGTGGGAGCCAGCTaacaaggtcctagggagcattgttgaacagagaccttgagtggttcatagctccttgaaagtggagtcacaggtagataggatagtgaaggcagcttttggtatgctttcctttattggaagagtattgaatacaggagttgggaggtcatgttgcagctgtacagggcattggctaggccactgttggaatattgcatgcaattctggtcgtctccttatcagaaagatgttgtgaaacttgaaagggttcagaaaagattgaggttgcttgggttggaggatttgagctacagggaggggctgaatggctggggctgttttccctggagcatcagaggctgaggggtgaccttagaggttcaCAGAAGTAtaaggggcatgtatagggtaaatagtcttttccctgggattaggaagtcctgaactagagggcataggtttagggtgagggaaaaAATGAAGAaacctaagggggaactttttccaGAGGGTGgaatatgtatggaatgagctcccagaggaaggggaggtggctggtacaattgcaacatttaaaaaggcatttggatgggtatatgaataggaagagttgggagggatatgggccaagtgctggcaagtggaactagattggtccaacctgtccatcccaACTCAatgggtctgattccatgctgcacatctgacAACATTCAGCTGCCTGCATGGCAACCATGACTTACCACTAATGGCCAAAATAGGCCTTCTACTCAAAAGTCTTGGTCTTTAGCAGCAGTGCCAGAACTCAgtcctgggacctgggttcaattccagccttaagtGGCTGGagtttgtatgggtttcctcccatagtccaaagatgggataagttaggtggattggccatactaaattgccccttactgtccaggaatgtgtaggttgggtgaattagccatgggaaatgcagagatttGAGAGGGGGTGGGatgttcagagagttggtgtggacttgttgggctgagtggcctgcttccactgtagggattctaatgggAAAAAAGCACATCAACCATTCTGACAATTGTGTAAAATTGTGGGGTCAGGGGACATGGGTACAAAATGGACAGTACGATCAGAGGTGACCTGGTCAAAATCATGCAAATCTCAGTGGTGAACTACATGTTATTTGTTCCAGTCCCAATTCTGTTCAgtgcacagatgctgcaaaaaAATGATTCACAAGTGAAAGAATTAAATGTAAGATCCTGCACTGAAAGATCTAGAATAGTGGTTTATTTTTTGAAGCACTAGATTTAACTATATacacattttcatttcatattacaaagcaaaataaattacttCCTTGGAATTACATGGAGAATGCCCAGAAATCAACTTATTTTAATCATGGAATACTCAaaggatttaaaaataattctgtaCAATGATCAAAAGCACAGTTTAAAAAGTTACACTCATTAAACTTAAGATCTGTTCAATACAGATCAGCATAACAAAGAGGAAGAAGTTGGGGGAGTGGGAAGGACAATCACTGCAAGACAGGCAAAGGGGTGAAATGGGGGCGTTAGCAGTTTGGCTGCCTCACTTGGCAAATCTGCAAACCCAAGGAGGAGCGCTCCAACTGAGAAAACCCAACACTGAGCCTGAACTACAGCCAGCTGCAGAATCCAAGAGATTTCACCTAGGACAAAATAGGAAATCAAGGTAGGTCATCGTTTCCTCCCATTTGTAATCTCATACTTCTCACTGAAGCTGTCAGTAACCAATGCCAGTTACAACAGATGCAAGTCTCAGACATTTCAGGACCATGCAAGTTGCCCAAAGGTTTCAGCACATCTGCCTGGCTCATGGTACTGAGAAACAATTGTACATAATATTCAAAGATAGTGTACAGTCTTGCAGCACCATTAAACAGGTTAAGGAATTTAGGTGGATCTGCTTCAATTGGAAAACAAGTTAAGTTCCATTTAGGAGGAAAACCATGAGCAACTTTAAAGCATTGGTTTCATGGGCTGACATTAATGGAGTCCTTGTTTTCAGCCAATAATCGTTCCCTTTCATACTCTTCCTCCACTCGCTCCCTGTACCAGGGAAGCTTTGCTAGGACTGGCTTATGAAAGCCATTGTAGAGTGCTGCACCTAACAGCAAGATGACAAAGCCTAGAATTTGGAGGCCATGGAACTGTTCCCAACCCACAGCAAGACTCACTATCCAGATTACCATTGTCCTCAGACTGTCCAGAACCATGCGTGTGGTTGCACTGATTTCTTTTGTGACACTAATACCAGCAAAGTTAAAGAATGCAATGCTCAAGATGTTTCCCAAGAGGGCGACAAAGATTAGTGGCTTTAGACCTATTTGACAGAAAGCATCCAATGCATCTTCGAGGACACCTCTGGGATTGCCACTGAATTGGCCCACAGGGATATAGTACATTGGAATCAGCAGTGCAGTTAGGATGATGAAGCCAAACATTCCTAAAAGGCAGAAAAACAAATGTTAGCTGCTAGCATAAACCTGAAGATTAGTTGACAAAATAGTTAAGTTTGCAAGTGGAATTTCTacaataaaatgaaacatttcagtaatttgcttttgttaaAACACTTGCCACTCAAAATGCTGTGCACTGCATTGGTCAGTGTTCAAGTGCAGTCATTAGGTATGCACACTAGAAGTCACTTAGACATGAGCAGTCTTGTTCAAAAGAACAAAGTTAGTCATACTGTCTTTGCATTTTAAGAACAGTTAGCCAAGGCCAATTAGTTAGACCAAAAAGGTAGCCTGAAGGTGAATAATCAAACTTTGCCTCAAAGAATACTTCAAACACATTCCAATGAAAATCCCAAAATATAATCCACAATGGCTCTCTAGGGAAAGATTTTAATATTGAGTTTTTTAATAAAAAGTAAAAGAATAATCAAACTCAAAATTGAGGCATTTTAGAAATAGTAAGAGAAACCACAAGAGTGGATAAAATTGAGAGAGTCAGATGAGAGAAGGAAAtgattatggaccaggccagaacccctcaaaacatcaagtagcccagaccctaagcTTTGCTGGTTAAGCAGATGTagtgcagatattccaggagcaatgcagttggtcaaaccacttgggtTAAGGTGTTGTGGTTTGTTTCATTTGGTATTCTTATGTACATTCTGCTTaaaactctgaaaaaaaaagattaccacaacttaattatgctgttccaagtacttgcaatgatccccataaacacctcttggcacaAGAGGTGAAAAACCAAGCAGGGTCTTAGAGGAGAAATGTCTGAGGGGAGGATCAACATGGACCTGcttttttttcctatttatttttgagtccagcagctttttcaacaCCCCACTTTTCTGATTTAGTCTGGTTTGGCATTAGCAGAGCTGGAGAACTACCCATTCTCCATTCATTGTACaagctttttatttaaaaaaattaagtgccttttgcctgaggcagttaCCTGTTAGCTATAATTGGATAGGCCCAAAACCCTTCATCCCAGACCTTGGagtgtcttttacaacctctggaaaaaagccaaggacagtatAACTTATGGCATAGCATCACAGTAAGCAAGCCAGGAATACTAAAAAGTGCATAGTCTGTCCAAGCATGTGTAATGCCAGAATCATTAAATATTGGAGCAGGGACAGGGGTATACTAGTGCTATTTGTGCTAAGTTGCACTTCATTCATCTGTTTGGGAGGTATTACATGTACATTATGGTGGGGCAAGGCAATGGAATAAAGGAACAGATTCATTGACCTGTAAAAAAAGTGTAAATTTAGAGTTAGATGCATTGATGACAGTTTTCTATTAActttttgaattaaattaaaattgccAGATTGATTTAAGTTTATTTATGGAAATGTGGACATTGCtgtcaaggccagtatttattgcccttacCAGATTACATTTACCCCCAGTTAAGTCTTTGCtatggacctggagtcacatgtaagcctaGCAAACACAGATCTTTCACTAAAAGAGGGGCATGAACTGTATGGTTTGCAAAATTTGATAGCAGTTGCATGGTCAGAGACTACCTTTTCATTCCAATTTGCACTATGTGCCACAGTAAATCAAGAGTAAAAGATTATGCTCATGCAGCAGGTACCAGGAAGTCAAAAAACAGAACTAACTTCCTCTCCTAATGACCATGTCACAAATCCAGGAGGCAGCATTTGCTGAAATGTTAGTTCTCTGCAGATGCAACCTTAACATTATTTAACTCAAGAGAAGTGTGTATGTATACTTTTCCCCGAGTTAGGGTGTTCTCTCCTTAAGGCTGTCTAAATTCAAGTAAAAGCTATAAAAATGTTAGGGTAGATGAAGCTACTGAAATTAGTGATTAACAATTGTATGTTAAAAGGCAAGTTAAAACTTCACCTCCCTACTGGTTAAGTTTGTTAAAAGCAATTATTCATGCACTATTAAACACCATTACCCCAACCATgttacaaaaaaaagtgacacCCCAGTTAAGAATATTGTACCACACAAAGTGACAAATGGTTCATAAAGACAAGCACCTTCCCTCAAGAGAACACAAGTATGCACAGCTTCATTCATGCTCACTTCTGTCGGAGGAGAGAACATTGGCATCAGTAGAACATACCTTCAGTACCTACAGCTCGAAGTGGGTGTACATCATGCTTATAAACAaatttctcttccagcaccatctgGATAGCCACAATGATCTGTGCAATGATAATTAGGAGGTCTCCTAAAAAGACAAAAAAGGAAGTTTACAGAAAGGACTGAAGTGGGAAGTTTACTGAAATTCTGGTCTGTTGCCTAGATACAATCAAGGCAGACTAGGCAagagggaggactgcagatgctggagatcaatctagattagagtggtgctggaaaagatcaggtcaggcagcttctgaagCAGgaaaacattttgggcaaaaagcccttcctCGGGATTGAAGGCACTTCTCTCCtatcccctcacctccatccaaggcctcaaaaggAGCCTTGCACATCCAAAGTGTCACCTGCACATagtgtcatttattgcatcctttGCTCCTGATACGGTCTCCTATACATGGAAACTGGATGTAGTCTCAAGAGCGCTTTAGGGAAGATCtcagacacccacaccaatcaaccccactaacctgtgaggcaacatttcaactccttcacactgccaaggaGATGCAGGTCttatgcctggaggaagaacacatctTCTGCCTCTGAAGagttcaatcccagggcatcaatgcagacttccaatttccacatttcccctcttcCCCTGGTTCAGCACCATCATGAccggtcctacctgccaatcttccttcccatctatctgctccaccctatcaccttcatccactcttggctaccttctccccagccccagccccacccccctcccatttatcatctctccaccccagaggctcccaacCGAAGAACTTTTGCCCAAAaggtagattttcctgctcctctgatgctgcctgacctactgtgcttttccagcaccactaaaaaAGGGAGACCGTCCATTTCAGTGATATGGCTTTTGCTTTTAGTCAGCATTTGAAACCATTAGGTAAACAGCCCACAAtcagtttccacactggagaATGTGGAATTTTGTGCAGGAACAGCAGGTAAATCAGAACAGCAACATCAGAAAAAAGTAAACTTGCAAAATTGGAGACTGAATGCTAAAGAGACTTTGACAAGTGTAGGAATTAACTGAGGGCAGAGCAGGAACTATACAATACATCTGAATGTGGAGCTTTTGGAAGTACTTGCAGCTGCAGGATCAGCAGTTCAGTTGCTGATGGAAGTAGAGATGTTTATTCCAGGAATTAGTCACATCCAATAGGATAGTATTTTCTGAGAGTCAGACAAGAGTGTATGCCGACAAATGGGGTAGGAAAGGGGAACCAGAGCAGGAGCTGCAGTCATCGTTTAAcatgaggttcccctgtatttaTAAAGTTCTTCCCCAGTTGTACCAGAAATGGTGCATTAACAACAGTCTCAAAAAAGGTGATCTCTGGATTTTAAAGAAGTGATTTATAGATCTGTCACTATTGGCTGGGGTAGCATTTACTGCTACTAGGTGGGCAGTAAAGGTggtgaactgctgtagtccatttagGGGTAGGCATTCTTAACATGATTAAAGTACTCAGCATTTTAACCTCCCTAACCCCTCTGCATtagagggaatggtccctttgCAACTCCATACTCTCCACCCCCCCTCTCCACACCTGGCCCCTTCCCCCACTGCTGtaaggtgcaaaacctgtgcccacacctcccaaGGACGATTTCAAATCTAGATTAGACATCCTCCAACCTCATCTATTGTTTTTagtgctcttgatgtggtctcaaGTTTCCAAATGCAAACTTGTGGAATGGTTCAGGGAAATGTCTCTGGTCTGTATGCATCAATCAACCCTACCTTCCAGTTGCCATCCACTTCCTCTCCCACACCAGGGCAAGGTTttttttggaggggtgggggagaaagGGGGTAGGAATGTTGCAGATGTATAGTTCATTGATAGAGTTGCACATAGGGTGGTGAAAGTGgctttggcatgcttgcctttattggtcaaaacagtacaggagttgggaggtcttgcaacagctgcacaggacattggtgaggccagtcacccttctataggaaggatgttaaacttgacagggttcaaaggagatttaaagatgttgctgggactggagggtttgagctctggagaggctgaataagctggggctattttctacCCAGAGAATTGGAGGTTGGAGAGGTAACCCtacagaagtttattacaatcagaaggggcatggataggctgaatggccaaggCCTTTCCCCAGGCTGGGAgaagggagtccaaaatgagggagaaagcaaaacaaatttcTTGGAAAGCTTGATCTAACAGCAACGATAAatcacagttgatgtttcagatccagtgacccttcctcagggcatcagaacaagagggcatatgtCTAAAGAGGGGAAGATTTAGAAAAGTACTGGAGGGATAACTTTTCCTccatagagggtggtgtatggagaatgaactgccagaggtggagactggtacaattgcaacatttaaaaacatctggattggtataagAACAGGAAGAATTAGAGGGATGTGCCCAATGCTGGCATTTGGGATgtcaggtcagcatggataaattggGACTAAAAGCATTGGTTTCCACACTATATGACTCCGACTGTGCTAAGTATGATATGCCAGAAAAAGCTCTTCACCCAAGTCTCATTGACTGGGGTTTTGCTATGATGCACACTGTCAAACAGCAGTGAAGTGAGGACTGTCACATGAGTCTCAACTCTGCAATTCAGCATTTCTGTTGAaatttgaactaaggctgtaagaGGTGTGGGGCCTGGACAGAATCCAAACAATGTTAGTGAACAGGCTGCTGCCAAGTAGTGCTTCATAGCACAGATGACAATTTATCATTAGAGCAATGGAAGACTAGTACAGATGGATggcaataattggctgggttggatttgtcccatGCACACAACAAGATTAACATCCACCCAGCAATCTTAAGTGCAATGGTACTGGAATTAAACTGGACTAGGGACAAAGTTATAACCACATGGTGTTTATAGTGGGTGGTGAGtggttggcactactgcctcagcaccaggaatgtgtttgattctagccttgggcaactgagtTTACATATTCCTCATGTCAGAGTGGATttcttccagatgctctggtttcctcccatagtccacagatgggcaggttaggcaaattggcccatgctaaattgcccctggcgttcagagatgtgtaggttaggtgtgttagtcaggataagtgtagagtaatacagtagggggaatgagtttgggtagGATACTTCAGGGTTGGTGTCAACTTGCTGGGCTGGAAAgacttgtttccacattgcagggactCAATCATTAGCATCATGTCACTTCAATGCATTCCACTGCCAATTCTTTAGTCACTCCTAGCCTAAGTCCATTTGCAACCTCCCCACTTCAACTCTGCTTGCCCTTCACCTGTGAACAAAGATAATGCCCTCAATTCTTTGTCTAGGTTGTTAGTATATAATGTAATAGTGGTGGTTCCAACACttacccctgcagaactccactagttagACTTAAAAATCCTCTTTAACCCTACCCTCTGCCAGTCTGCCAAACTTCTATCCAGGCCCATACCTTGCTGCACTACAAGCAGTTTTGTTTAGCAGCATCCTGAGAGACACCTTACCaaaaggccttctagaaatccaaaacaGATAGTGTCCACTGGCTGTTGGCCAGCTTGCTCATTCTTTAAAAGGTGGCAGATCTGTCAGGCATGGCcttcccttcacaaagccatgctgacttagcCCTAAGTTAAGGAGTATTCTGCAAGCTTATGCTTAATATGGACTCAAATCCAGATGGATGTGTCAGGATATCAGAGCTTCAATCTTAGTTGTGGAAGAGAGCGCCTTAACTGTCACTTACAGCTTATGCTGCCTGGCATACAGCCCTACTTTGCAAGCTTCAACCTGATGCTTTCTGGACCTTGCACAcc includes:
- the slc35f6 gene encoding solute carrier family 35 member F6, translated to MAWTKYQICLAVMMLITGSINTLSAKWADGFSANGCNGSPKHLFDHPFLQAVGMFLGEVSCLAVFYILVCHDRRKPEPQMASAKKFNSFIFLPPALCDMTATSIMYIALNLTSASSFQMLRGAVIVFTGLLSVAFLGRRLISSQWVGIFFTICGLVVVGLADFVSGNNDQGHKLSQVITGDLLIIIAQIIVAIQMVLEEKFVYKHDVHPLRAVGTEGMFGFIILTALLIPMYYIPVGQFSGNPRGVLEDALDAFCQIGLKPLIFVALLGNILSIAFFNFAGISVTKEISATTRMVLDSLRTMVIWIVSLAVGWEQFHGLQILGFVILLLGAALYNGFHKPVLAKLPWYRERVEEEYERERLLAENKDSINVSP